ATCTTGCTGGCCGTGAGGCTGGCCACCACCCCATTGGCGAAGGCCAGGGTGGCGTTCACGTAGTCGATCGGTCCCTCGGCGGAGCGCCCGCCCGCCGCCGCCAGGCGCACCACCGGCGCACCGGCCAGCTCCAGCACCAGATCGATGTCGTGGATCATCAGATCCAGCACCACCGACACATCGTTGGCGCGATCGGGGTGGGGGCTGTGGCGACGGGCCTCCAGAACCACCACCTCCTCCCCCGCCACCACCTTGAGCAGCTCGCGGAAGGCGGGATTGAACCGCTCGATGTGCCCCACCTGCAACAGCACCCCCGCCGCCTCGGCCGCCTGGATGAGGGCACCGGCCTCCTCCTGACTGGCGGCGATCGGCTTTTCGATCAGCACATGGCGGCCCGCTTCCAGACAGCGCAGTCCCACAGGATGGTGCAGCAGGGTGGGCACAGCGATGCACACCGCATCGACCAGCGGCAGCAGCTCCTCGAAGGAGGCGAACCAGCGGCAGCCGAACTGCTCGGTGGCAAGCTGGCCGCGCCGTGCGTCGGGGTCGGCCACGCCCACCAGGTCGGCGTCCTTGATCAGGCTGAGCACCCGGGCGTGGTGCCAGCCCATGTTGCCGATGCCGATGACACCCACACGCACAGGGTTCATGGCAAGGGCGTGCAAACGCGCTGATTATCGGCGATCACTGCTCTCCTGCGCCTTGTCGGAACCCTGGGCCGCTGGCGACGCCGGGGGATCGGGCCGGCGCTCGATCTCCACCCTGGCGATGCGGGGGCCATCCATGGCCAGGATCCGGAACTGGTAGCCCTTCCAGCGCACCCCTTCCCCGGCGGCCGGGATGTGCTGCAGGCGCTCGAGCAGAAAGCCCGCCAGGGTGTGGTGGCCATCGGCCTCGGGCAGGGGCACGGGGAGATGGCGGTTCAGCTCGAAGATCTCCAGGTCGCCGGCCACCGA
This portion of the Cyanobium sp. NIES-981 genome encodes:
- a CDS encoding Gfo/Idh/MocA family protein yields the protein MNPVRVGVIGIGNMGWHHARVLSLIKDADLVGVADPDARRGQLATEQFGCRWFASFEELLPLVDAVCIAVPTLLHHPVGLRCLEAGRHVLIEKPIAASQEEAGALIQAAEAAGVLLQVGHIERFNPAFRELLKVVAGEEVVVLEARRHSPHPDRANDVSVVLDLMIHDIDLVLELAGAPVVRLAAAGGRSAEGPIDYVNATLAFANGVVASLTASKMAHRKIRSLSAHCRASLVETDFLNRTLHIHRRAHETVSAEHGELVYRSDGVIEEVSTTSIEPLYAELEHFLQCVRGREVPAVDGLQASRALLLADLIEQCVEQPSLCMSLEQPL